One Psychrobacillus glaciei genomic region harbors:
- a CDS encoding GntR family transcriptional regulator, protein MLDKNDFTPLYIQLYRQLRLKIVNGEYKQGEAIPSETEMMKLFDTTRGTIRKALSLLVNEGLVHQVRGKGTFVRLSPLQYSITNFGGFTDYLKNRNELAVSKVLDQCRITIDGEEYYQLTRARGVKKEDSVTYLMIDTSLLPVSLFPDLDKNSFENESLYKILRDKYLVKPTRSEISLSPVLIDDQMRNILELKDDEVALLKAEGNIYDQNNRKIEKVKIVYSPTIEFNIMTSINSSK, encoded by the coding sequence TTGCTAGATAAGAATGATTTTACTCCTTTGTATATTCAACTATATCGTCAATTGAGGCTGAAGATAGTAAATGGTGAGTATAAACAAGGGGAAGCGATTCCATCTGAAACCGAGATGATGAAGTTGTTTGATACAACTCGAGGAACCATTAGAAAAGCGCTGTCTTTGTTAGTGAATGAGGGGTTAGTCCATCAAGTTCGTGGGAAAGGTACTTTTGTTCGTCTAAGTCCACTTCAGTACAGCATTACTAATTTTGGAGGCTTTACGGATTATTTGAAAAACCGTAATGAGTTAGCCGTTTCGAAAGTATTAGATCAATGCAGGATCACAATTGATGGTGAAGAATACTATCAGTTGACGCGAGCTCGAGGTGTGAAGAAGGAAGATTCCGTTACCTACTTAATGATTGATACCTCGTTGCTTCCAGTGAGTTTATTTCCAGACTTAGACAAAAACAGTTTTGAAAATGAATCACTTTACAAAATACTGCGCGATAAGTATCTAGTTAAGCCAACGCGTTCGGAAATCTCTTTGTCACCAGTTTTAATCGATGACCAAATGAGAAATATTCTAGAGTTAAAAGATGATGAAGTGGCATTACTGAAAGCGGAAGGAAATATATACGATCAAAACAATAGAAAAATAGAAAAAGTGAAAATCGTTTATTCGCCAACTATTGAGTTCAATATAATGACGAGTATTAACTCGTCAAAATAA
- a CDS encoding energy-coupling factor transporter transmembrane component T: MEMDYEFINSFKKPQVQNNWFLDLNPLSKLNIILILAIIPIVAKSWVVSVAVILFYFILATASSRIKQFSKVYIRLGLLIGSLLFIMRAMFIPGEDVLMKLGFLTITQEGVDHGLQFATLVVAICGALVFYSVATQAKDLMLALEKKGVPPTGTYVILSSLQSIIDLGSMSKLIMESQKARGIETEGKAIHRIKAFFPILGPLFLGAISNSEEKAIAMDARAFYAPAKNTHLRELRLVPPSEKMILLIVNLAFIGFIVWRVVG; this comes from the coding sequence ATGGAAATGGATTATGAATTTATCAATTCGTTTAAAAAGCCACAGGTACAAAATAATTGGTTTTTGGATCTTAATCCGCTAAGTAAGTTAAATATCATCCTCATTTTAGCGATTATTCCGATTGTCGCTAAGAGTTGGGTAGTCAGTGTGGCGGTCATCCTCTTTTATTTTATTCTCGCAACGGCGTCCAGTCGTATTAAACAGTTCTCAAAAGTCTATATTCGGCTTGGGCTTCTGATAGGTTCGTTACTCTTCATCATGAGGGCGATGTTCATACCTGGAGAAGACGTACTGATGAAATTAGGCTTTCTCACGATTACTCAAGAAGGCGTGGACCACGGGTTGCAGTTTGCTACATTGGTTGTGGCAATTTGCGGAGCGCTTGTATTTTATAGTGTTGCGACGCAGGCGAAAGACTTAATGCTTGCCCTAGAAAAAAAAGGTGTCCCTCCTACGGGTACCTATGTCATACTATCATCGCTCCAGTCCATTATTGACCTTGGAAGCATGTCGAAGCTAATTATGGAATCACAAAAAGCGAGGGGAATCGAGACGGAGGGAAAAGCCATTCATCGAATTAAAGCTTTTTTCCCAATACTAGGACCGTTGTTTTTAGGGGCTATCTCAAATTCAGAAGAAAAGGCCATTGCAATGGATGCAAGAGCATTTTATGCACCCGCAAAAAATACGCATTTACGTGAATTACGGCTGGTTCCCCCGTCTGAGAAAATGATTTTGCTAATCGTCAATCTTGCTTTTATAGGATTTATTGTATGGAGGGTTGTTGGATGA
- a CDS encoding energy-coupling factor ABC transporter ATP-binding protein: protein MNCISLKNVSYKYPYMEEFALQELNYAFETGKCYGIIGANGSGKTTFCNLLRGMIPHFFEGDLTGDVLIEGNDVRNWDSNLLSTKIGYIFQNPFTQISGIKDTVFEEIALGLENLGVEKEVLIDRVIEVVKLLKLEQLIKKNPNNLSGGQKQRVAFASIIAMNSDILVIDEPTSQLDPESSAEIFSIINLLKEQGKTIFLVEHKVDLIAEYTDEVIVLKDGRIALSGSALDVFSNIDLLQMGVMLPQAAMLSYDMQKANKAFDTIAITKSQVIDQIKQRVGV from the coding sequence ATGAACTGTATTTCACTTAAAAATGTATCCTATAAGTATCCCTATATGGAAGAATTCGCTCTCCAAGAGTTGAATTACGCGTTTGAAACAGGGAAATGCTACGGTATTATTGGCGCGAACGGAAGTGGAAAAACAACATTTTGTAATTTACTTAGAGGGATGATTCCTCATTTTTTCGAAGGTGATCTTACGGGTGATGTTTTGATCGAAGGGAACGATGTGCGCAATTGGGATAGTAATTTATTATCCACCAAAATAGGGTATATCTTTCAAAATCCGTTTACACAAATCAGTGGAATTAAAGACACTGTCTTTGAAGAGATTGCGCTTGGCCTTGAAAACCTGGGAGTGGAAAAAGAAGTGTTGATCGATCGAGTCATTGAAGTCGTGAAGCTTTTAAAACTGGAACAGCTCATCAAGAAAAACCCAAATAATCTTTCGGGTGGTCAAAAACAACGCGTTGCATTTGCATCCATTATTGCCATGAATAGCGATATTCTAGTGATTGATGAACCGACTTCGCAGCTCGATCCGGAGAGTAGTGCAGAGATTTTTTCGATTATCAATCTGTTAAAAGAACAGGGGAAAACTATTTTTCTAGTTGAACATAAAGTGGATTTGATAGCCGAATACACAGATGAGGTTATCGTGTTAAAAGATGGTCGTATTGCCTTAAGTGGTTCTGCGCTAGACGTATTTTCCAATATAGATTTGCTTCAAATGGGTGTTATGCTTCCGCAAGCAGCTATGCTCAGTTACGACATGCAAAAGGCGAATAAAGCATTCGATACAATCGCGATAACGAAATCCCAGGTAATAGATCAGATAAAGCAAAGGGTGGGTGTATAG
- a CDS encoding energy-coupling factor ABC transporter ATP-binding protein, which translates to MEAIELKNVSFAYPDGHVANEELNLIIQKGERVAIVGQNGAGKTTAVKLMNGLNKPTNGDVLINGVNTKMQTTAQVSAYVGYVFQNPDDQIFNSNVQKEIEYMLHYSKLDSQEIERRVSRAVELTGIESYLHMNPFDVPYSIRKFITIAMVLALETPYIILDEPTAGQDLHGIQTLTKLLDRLQEEGKCVITITHDMEFVADNFARVITMANKRIIADDSARNTFWSTEILTEARLKKPQIGEISEELGMEGNIIYRHELVELLNKK; encoded by the coding sequence ATGGAAGCAATTGAGTTAAAGAATGTTTCGTTTGCTTACCCTGATGGACATGTAGCTAACGAAGAACTGAATTTGATCATTCAAAAAGGGGAAAGAGTAGCCATTGTAGGACAGAATGGAGCAGGAAAGACGACAGCAGTGAAGTTAATGAATGGGTTAAACAAACCTACGAACGGTGATGTACTCATTAATGGCGTGAATACCAAAATGCAAACCACCGCTCAAGTTTCAGCCTATGTGGGCTACGTTTTTCAAAATCCGGATGATCAGATATTTAATAGTAATGTCCAGAAAGAAATCGAATACATGCTTCATTATTCAAAACTAGATTCACAAGAAATCGAGCGACGTGTTAGTCGGGCGGTAGAGCTGACTGGGATCGAGAGCTATTTACATATGAATCCATTTGATGTGCCCTATTCAATCAGGAAGTTTATAACTATCGCCATGGTATTGGCACTTGAAACTCCATATATCATCCTGGATGAACCAACTGCAGGACAAGATTTACATGGAATTCAAACACTCACTAAACTGTTAGATAGACTACAGGAAGAGGGGAAATGCGTCATTACAATTACCCATGATATGGAGTTTGTGGCGGATAATTTTGCACGTGTAATAACCATGGCAAATAAAAGGATTATTGCAGATGATTCGGCACGGAATACATTTTGGTCTACAGAAATCTTAACGGAGGCTAGGCTTAAAAAGCCTCAAATTGGAGAGATTTCTGAGGAACTTGGCATGGAAGGAAATATCATCTACCGACATGAACTGGTGGAACTACTAAATAAGAAGTAA
- a CDS encoding BtpA/SgcQ family protein: MRIQKENFLSLFHVKKPILAMIHLKGESNEEKVEIAKLEIDQLIDNGIDAVIIENYFGSPEVVEEVLNYLYSERKNIIYGVNVLDDDKKAFELAVKYDVKFIQLDSVAGHLNLDEDREFDEWITNARKQTNAFVLGGVRFKYQPYLSGRTLEEDLTIGITRCDAIVVTGEGTGLETDISKINAFRKIMGNDHPLVVGAGITADNFKEQLGVADAAIVGSYLKDTFKDDGNVSVENVRHFMTQVKNVR; the protein is encoded by the coding sequence TTGCGTATCCAAAAAGAGAATTTTCTAAGCTTGTTTCATGTAAAAAAACCTATATTGGCAATGATTCATTTAAAAGGTGAAAGCAATGAAGAGAAGGTTGAAATTGCTAAACTGGAAATTGATCAATTGATTGACAATGGCATTGACGCTGTAATTATTGAAAATTATTTCGGTTCCCCTGAAGTTGTGGAAGAAGTGCTGAACTATCTCTATTCAGAACGAAAAAACATCATTTATGGTGTCAATGTTCTCGATGATGATAAGAAAGCATTTGAACTTGCCGTTAAATACGATGTGAAATTCATTCAGTTGGATTCGGTCGCAGGACATCTGAACTTAGATGAAGATCGCGAGTTTGATGAATGGATTACGAATGCACGTAAACAAACGAATGCTTTTGTACTTGGTGGCGTTCGATTTAAATATCAACCTTATTTGTCAGGTAGAACGTTAGAAGAGGATTTAACAATTGGGATAACTAGATGCGATGCAATTGTTGTGACAGGCGAGGGGACAGGTCTAGAAACAGATATATCGAAAATCAATGCATTCAGAAAAATTATGGGGAATGACCACCCGCTAGTTGTCGGTGCGGGAATTACTGCAGATAACTTTAAAGAGCAACTTGGCGTAGCTGATGCTGCAATTGTAGGGAGCTATTTGAAGGACACATTTAAAGATGATGGAAATGTTAGTGTTGAAAACGTGCGTCATTTTATGACGCAAGTAAAGAACGTCCGATAG
- a CDS encoding carbohydrate kinase family protein has product MKSDYSFFVGDIALDEYYRAPYWPGIREKVLVETLDAYVGGMIANAASVYAAYNENIYYLALLNSGNITQILCKDLKDRGIDTRYILHDDSLPDAKNMIILAEDDHTLFIPTLGITHFEITHEIIDAMCKAKYVYTCISEIRPLRCGDMHAIDIIRKVRASGAKMVYDLDVAHLEAGDELFIEEMDIVFFNTIGFDTYRKEKTAEQAVAQLLEFGTEIVVVTHAEDGCVVYTKDEQIHIPGIPVEVVDVTGAGDTFCSSFIHALNKSDDLTLVALFANAAAARAVTVMGPRGGVASNEEIIDFMKERNLLLDNAFDRFLV; this is encoded by the coding sequence ATGAAGAGCGATTATTCTTTTTTTGTTGGAGACATTGCGTTAGATGAATATTATAGGGCTCCGTATTGGCCGGGGATTCGTGAAAAAGTCCTTGTTGAAACGTTAGACGCATACGTAGGCGGAATGATAGCGAATGCAGCAAGTGTCTATGCGGCTTATAATGAAAATATTTACTATCTTGCTTTGCTTAATAGCGGAAACATTACACAAATCCTATGTAAAGATTTAAAGGATAGAGGAATAGACACACGCTATATTCTCCATGATGATTCACTGCCAGATGCGAAGAATATGATTATATTAGCGGAAGATGACCATACATTATTTATCCCTACATTGGGCATTACTCATTTTGAGATAACGCATGAAATTATCGATGCAATGTGCAAGGCAAAATACGTATATACATGTATTTCAGAAATCAGACCTTTACGATGTGGAGATATGCATGCAATCGATATTATTAGGAAAGTCAGAGCAAGTGGTGCAAAAATGGTCTATGATCTGGATGTCGCTCATTTAGAAGCGGGTGACGAATTATTTATAGAAGAGATGGACATTGTATTTTTCAATACAATTGGTTTTGATACCTATCGAAAAGAGAAAACAGCTGAACAAGCTGTTGCTCAATTGCTTGAATTTGGAACAGAAATTGTCGTCGTTACACATGCAGAAGACGGATGTGTTGTATATACAAAGGATGAGCAGATTCATATTCCGGGAATCCCAGTTGAAGTTGTCGATGTAACTGGAGCGGGTGATACATTTTGCAGTTCTTTTATTCATGCGCTAAATAAAAGTGATGATTTAACACTTGTTGCCCTTTTTGCAAACGCAGCAGCTGCCCGAGCAGTGACTGTCATGGGTCCTCGTGGTGGAGTGGCTTCAAATGAGGAAATTATAGACTTTATGAAAGAACGGAATCTCCTCCTAGACAATGCGTTCGATCGTTTCTTAGTTTAA
- a CDS encoding ureidoglycolate lyase has product MKIIAQPVSSIDFSEYGKYYNMSNQPHNVVLSEGDGWKDSMTDSPLIHSEGHLGLTVGSPLPCKTYKMERHLHTEEALFCMADPIVLAIANSGNRQYPRAEDIKAIIIHPGEVVVLKEGIWHDACHGIDGVVPYYWFAQVLDTPTEWIEIADGPVEIRVAAD; this is encoded by the coding sequence TTGAAAATCATCGCACAACCTGTTTCATCAATTGATTTCTCGGAATATGGAAAGTACTACAATATGAGTAATCAACCTCATAATGTTGTGCTTTCAGAAGGTGATGGATGGAAAGATAGTATGACGGATTCACCTCTTATACATTCAGAGGGGCATTTAGGATTAACTGTTGGATCACCTTTGCCATGTAAAACATATAAAATGGAAAGACATTTGCATACAGAAGAAGCTCTTTTTTGCATGGCAGATCCCATTGTTTTGGCGATTGCAAACAGCGGAAATCGGCAATACCCTAGAGCGGAAGACATAAAAGCAATCATCATTCATCCTGGGGAAGTTGTTGTTCTGAAAGAAGGGATTTGGCATGATGCCTGTCATGGGATTGATGGTGTGGTACCTTATTACTGGTTCGCACAAGTCCTAGACACACCAACCGAGTGGATAGAAATAGCGGATGGCCCGGTTGAAATTAGAGTTGCTGCAGACTAA
- a CDS encoding PH domain-containing protein produces the protein MGFLDGLMGNASEIENDKVESELKDLLTPTERVEHAYKLIRDLIVFTDKRLLLIDKQGVTGKKVEYHSIPYKSVVHFSIETAGTFDLDAELKIWLSGSAAPIQKKFNKSLNIYKVQSVLAGYVMK, from the coding sequence ATGGGTTTTTTAGATGGATTGATGGGAAACGCTTCGGAGATAGAAAATGATAAGGTAGAAAGTGAATTGAAGGATTTACTTACTCCTACTGAAAGGGTGGAGCATGCATATAAACTTATACGAGATCTTATTGTTTTTACGGATAAACGATTATTACTTATTGATAAACAAGGTGTGACTGGAAAAAAAGTAGAGTATCACTCAATTCCATATAAAAGTGTCGTGCATTTCTCTATTGAAACGGCAGGCACTTTTGACTTGGATGCAGAATTAAAAATTTGGTTATCGGGAAGTGCTGCGCCAATTCAAAAAAAATTCAACAAATCTTTAAATATATATAAGGTACAAAGTGTTTTAGCGGGGTATGTAATGAAGTAA
- a CDS encoding threonine aldolase family protein, which translates to MYSFKNDYAEGAHPRILQALMESNFVQEDGYGGDQFTQKAIDILKQKLENTEVDIHLLSGGTQTNLTAISAFLRPHEAVIATSAGHVFTHETGAIEATGHKVISVETEDGKLNPAQIKEVLDLHTDEHMVKPKLVYISNSTEIGSIYNKRELTDLKEFCKEHNLLLYMDGARLGSALCSTENDLKLSDISTLVDAFYIGGTKNGALLGEALVICRNSLKEDFRFQLKQKGALLAKGRLLGIQFYELFKDDLFAELAQHANDMAAILRAGCSAAQLSFLIDSPSNQIFPILPNYLITELQKSYSFLIWEKVDSTHSAIRLVTSWATKEEEVRSFVKAIKQIVDAKRVI; encoded by the coding sequence ATGTATAGCTTTAAGAATGATTACGCAGAAGGGGCTCATCCGAGGATTTTACAAGCTTTAATGGAGTCGAACTTTGTGCAAGAAGATGGGTATGGCGGTGATCAATTTACACAAAAAGCGATCGATATATTGAAGCAAAAGCTAGAGAATACAGAAGTCGATATCCATTTGTTATCGGGCGGGACGCAAACTAATTTAACGGCAATTTCTGCTTTCTTACGACCACATGAAGCGGTGATAGCTACTAGTGCGGGGCATGTTTTTACACATGAAACGGGTGCGATTGAAGCTACGGGACATAAAGTTATTTCCGTAGAAACGGAAGATGGAAAACTAAATCCTGCTCAAATTAAAGAAGTGTTAGATCTCCATACAGATGAGCATATGGTAAAACCAAAATTAGTCTACATATCAAATTCGACGGAAATAGGTTCTATTTACAATAAGCGTGAACTGACAGACTTAAAAGAGTTTTGTAAGGAACATAATCTACTATTATATATGGATGGGGCAAGACTAGGATCCGCATTGTGCTCCACTGAAAATGACTTGAAGTTAAGTGATATCTCGACACTTGTGGATGCTTTCTATATTGGTGGGACTAAGAATGGCGCTCTTTTAGGTGAGGCATTAGTCATTTGTCGCAATTCATTAAAAGAAGATTTTCGTTTTCAATTGAAGCAAAAAGGGGCTTTATTAGCGAAAGGGAGATTATTAGGTATCCAGTTTTATGAGCTGTTTAAAGATGATTTGTTTGCTGAATTGGCCCAGCATGCGAATGATATGGCCGCTATTCTAAGGGCGGGATGTAGCGCTGCTCAATTATCATTTTTAATAGATTCTCCGTCCAATCAAATCTTTCCAATTTTGCCGAACTATCTAATTACAGAGCTCCAAAAAAGTTATTCGTTTCTTATTTGGGAAAAGGTTGATTCTACACATTCCGCGATTCGATTAGTTACCTCATGGGCAACAAAAGAGGAAGAAGTACGTAGTTTCGTTAAGGCCATAAAACAAATAGTGGATGCAAAAAGAGTAATATAA
- a CDS encoding IS4 family transposase, producing MYNQHNLYLKERFQLFLPKNIEQLAKETGFIKRERQFSASDFLSLVFRQNANLVQPSLNNLCHDLEKHHINITKSGLNKRFTTEAVDFFKALFDRLFQYQLQAPLAEMKLKKDSPYKRIRIIDSTSFKLPKSYENEYKGTRDAGAKIQFEFDYLSEKLLWFNLDEGKSADSPAGFERLASLEKGDLFLQDLGYYHLDLFEQIHLSEAFYLSRARMDSQFFVEVDDPPRHPDGSFIESQRYQRLYMEEELKTLPRGQYREWNQIYVGRHKKMPTRCVIYRHDEVQEAKNINKRIRSYQKKCRSVPKENVAALSGLTIYITNLPPTISVEKITQLYRVRWQIELRFKTWKSHLKIHQIKDMKMERWLCHVYCQCIVMLLSMITTGFIRKVVWKTLNKFISEDLTIRMISRMINRLVLESKKSARSWSLFFKSLIPTTEKFNLKSTKSEPHTLFV from the coding sequence ATGTACAATCAACATAATTTATATTTAAAAGAACGTTTTCAACTTTTTCTACCTAAAAATATTGAACAACTAGCGAAGGAAACAGGATTTATTAAACGGGAGCGGCAATTTTCAGCTTCCGACTTTTTATCACTTGTCTTTCGACAAAATGCTAATCTTGTTCAGCCCTCATTAAATAATTTATGCCACGATTTAGAAAAACATCATATAAATATTACTAAATCAGGTTTAAATAAACGATTCACTACTGAAGCTGTCGACTTTTTTAAGGCCCTATTTGACCGTCTATTTCAATATCAACTTCAGGCGCCATTGGCTGAAATGAAATTAAAGAAAGATTCCCCATACAAACGGATTCGAATTATTGATAGTACAAGCTTTAAACTCCCTAAATCATATGAAAATGAGTATAAAGGAACGAGAGATGCTGGTGCTAAAATTCAATTTGAATTTGATTACTTAAGTGAGAAATTACTTTGGTTTAATTTAGATGAAGGGAAATCCGCAGACAGTCCCGCAGGATTCGAACGACTAGCTAGTTTAGAAAAAGGGGATTTATTCTTGCAGGATTTAGGTTACTATCATTTGGATTTATTTGAACAAATTCATCTATCTGAAGCCTTTTATCTTTCAAGAGCTAGAATGGATTCGCAGTTCTTTGTAGAGGTTGATGATCCACCTCGTCATCCAGATGGTTCCTTTATTGAAAGCCAACGCTATCAGCGTTTATACATGGAAGAAGAATTAAAAACATTACCTAGGGGACAATATCGAGAGTGGAATCAAATTTATGTGGGAAGACATAAAAAAATGCCCACACGTTGTGTTATTTATCGCCATGATGAAGTGCAAGAAGCAAAAAATATAAACAAAAGAATTAGAAGTTATCAAAAAAAATGCCGCTCTGTTCCAAAAGAAAATGTAGCTGCACTTTCTGGACTAACTATTTACATAACTAATTTACCACCTACTATTTCCGTTGAAAAAATAACTCAGTTATATCGTGTTCGATGGCAGATTGAACTTCGTTTTAAAACATGGAAATCTCATTTGAAAATCCATCAAATAAAAGACATGAAAATGGAACGTTGGTTATGCCACGTATATTGCCAATGTATTGTCATGCTGTTAAGCATGATAACCACAGGTTTTATTCGAAAGGTAGTTTGGAAAACATTAAATAAATTTATTAGTGAAGATTTAACGATCCGTATGATTTCTAGAATGATAAACCGACTCGTTTTAGAAAGCAAAAAAAGTGCACGAAGCTGGAGTTTGTTCTTTAAGAGTCTTATTCCTACCACAGAAAAATTCAACTTAAAATCGACAAAGTCAGAACCGCACACTCTATTTGTTTGA
- a CDS encoding SET domain-containing protein produces the protein MIEVKTSSLSDGEFNRGVFAKVDIKKGELLHEAPVIAYPNEQHQYVEQTILGDYAFEYGLDKSAILLGYGMLFNHSYEPNANYEINFKNHTFDFFAFEDIKAGEEILINYNGDVDDKDPLWFNQE, from the coding sequence ATGATTGAAGTAAAAACATCTTCATTAAGTGATGGAGAATTCAATAGAGGGGTATTTGCTAAAGTGGATATCAAAAAAGGAGAGCTTTTACATGAAGCACCTGTCATTGCTTATCCAAACGAACAGCATCAATACGTTGAGCAAACCATACTAGGTGATTACGCTTTTGAGTATGGGTTAGATAAATCTGCTATCCTTCTTGGTTATGGAATGTTATTTAACCATTCTTATGAACCTAATGCAAATTATGAGATTAATTTTAAAAATCACACATTTGATTTCTTTGCTTTCGAGGATATAAAAGCAGGAGAAGAAATTTTGATTAATTATAACGGAGACGTTGATGACAAGGATCCACTATGGTTTAATCAGGAATAA
- a CDS encoding malate:quinone oxidoreductase: protein MGKMSRETKTDVILIGAGIMSATLGTFLKELVPEWKITVFEKLESAGEESSNEWNNAGTGHAALCELNYTVEKPDGSIDISKAIQVNEQFQLSMQFWSYLVNNELIRNPKDFIMPLPHMSMVQGEQNVTFLKKRFEAMLQNPLFQGMEFSDDPEKLMEWIPLILQGRTSNEPIAATKIDSGTDVNFGALTRILFDHLKGKNVDINYKHSVENLNRTEDGKWEVKVKNDAEGKIEYHTAKFVFIGGGGGSLHLLQKSGIPEGKHIGGFPVSGIFMVCNDPDVVEQHHAKVYGLAKVGAPPMSVPHLDTRFIDNKKSLLFGPFAGFSPKFLKTGSMLDLVTSVKPDNLFTMLSAGAKNMSLTKYLIEQVMLSKEQRMEELREFIPNANSEDWDLVVAGQRVQVIKDTEAGGKGTLQFGTEVISAADGSIAALLGASPGASTAVHVMLEIFEKCFPQHIKEWEPKIKEMIPSYGMSLMENPELLHEIHTTTAEALGLSETD, encoded by the coding sequence ATGGGTAAAATGAGCAGAGAAACTAAAACAGACGTCATCTTAATTGGTGCTGGAATCATGAGTGCGACTCTAGGTACATTTTTGAAAGAATTAGTACCTGAATGGAAAATTACAGTGTTTGAAAAGCTCGAAAGTGCAGGAGAGGAAAGTTCTAACGAATGGAATAATGCAGGAACAGGGCATGCTGCACTGTGCGAGCTTAACTATACGGTCGAAAAACCAGACGGATCGATAGACATTAGCAAAGCTATTCAAGTTAATGAACAGTTTCAGCTTTCCATGCAGTTTTGGTCTTATCTTGTAAATAACGAGCTGATACGTAATCCGAAGGACTTTATCATGCCATTGCCTCATATGAGTATGGTACAAGGGGAACAAAATGTAACATTTTTAAAGAAACGTTTTGAAGCGATGTTACAAAATCCTCTGTTTCAAGGGATGGAATTTTCCGATGACCCTGAAAAACTGATGGAATGGATCCCGCTTATTTTACAAGGTCGTACATCCAATGAACCTATAGCAGCAACAAAAATTGACTCAGGCACAGATGTTAACTTTGGTGCTTTAACGCGCATTTTGTTTGACCACTTAAAGGGTAAAAATGTAGATATTAATTACAAACATAGTGTTGAAAATCTTAATCGGACGGAAGACGGCAAGTGGGAAGTGAAAGTGAAGAATGATGCTGAAGGTAAAATCGAATACCATACGGCAAAGTTCGTCTTTATCGGAGGCGGTGGAGGAAGCTTGCATTTACTGCAAAAATCCGGTATTCCTGAAGGGAAACATATTGGTGGATTTCCGGTAAGTGGAATATTTATGGTGTGTAATGATCCCGATGTAGTAGAGCAGCATCATGCAAAAGTATATGGGTTAGCTAAGGTTGGAGCACCTCCAATGTCTGTTCCGCATCTGGACACAAGATTTATCGACAATAAGAAATCGTTGCTATTTGGACCGTTTGCAGGCTTCTCACCAAAGTTTTTAAAAACTGGTTCCATGTTAGATTTGGTGACTTCCGTAAAACCGGATAATCTTTTTACTATGTTGTCGGCAGGTGCAAAAAATATGTCATTGACAAAATACTTGATCGAGCAAGTTATGTTATCGAAAGAACAGCGCATGGAAGAGTTACGAGAGTTTATCCCGAACGCAAACAGCGAGGATTGGGATTTGGTAGTAGCTGGTCAACGTGTACAAGTTATCAAAGATACGGAAGCTGGCGGCAAAGGTACGCTTCAATTTGGTACGGAAGTTATTAGTGCAGCAGATGGTTCGATTGCAGCATTACTAGGTGCTTCTCCAGGAGCTTCTACTGCTGTTCACGTGATGCTTGAAATTTTTGAAAAATGTTTCCCACAACATATAAAAGAGTGGGAGCCGAAAATAAAAGAAATGATTCCTTCTTATGGCATGTCACTAATGGAAAATCCAGAGCTTCTGCACGAAATTCATACGACCACAGCAGAAGCGCTTGGCCTAAGTGAAACAGATTAA
- the queF gene encoding preQ(1) synthase, which produces MSGRSHEEGLKDLTLLGNQGTQYSFDYAPEVLESVDSLHSNRDYFVKFNCPEFTSLCPITQQPDFATMYISYIPDKKIVESKSLKLYLFSFRNHGDFHEDCVNIIMDDLIKLLDPRYIEVWGKFTPRGGISIDPWCNYGKPGTKYEEMADYRLMNHDLYPEKIDNR; this is translated from the coding sequence ATGTCTGGAAGAAGTCATGAAGAAGGTTTAAAGGATTTAACATTGTTAGGTAATCAAGGGACACAATATTCATTTGATTATGCACCAGAGGTACTGGAGTCGGTAGATAGTCTTCATTCTAATCGCGATTATTTCGTAAAATTTAATTGTCCAGAATTCACTAGTTTATGCCCAATTACACAACAGCCTGATTTTGCAACAATGTATATTTCGTACATACCGGATAAAAAAATTGTAGAGAGTAAATCACTAAAATTATATTTATTCAGTTTTAGAAATCATGGAGATTTTCATGAAGATTGTGTCAACATCATCATGGACGATTTAATTAAGTTACTTGATCCAAGGTACATAGAGGTTTGGGGAAAATTCACACCACGTGGAGGAATCTCTATTGATCCATGGTGTAACTATGGAAAACCAGGTACCAAATACGAAGAGATGGCAGATTATCGTTTGATGAACCATGATCTATACCCAGAAAAAATAGATAATCGATAA